In Nitrospirota bacterium, a genomic segment contains:
- a CDS encoding GNAT family N-acetyltransferase: protein MPLTLKPAITFAQKKHLDPAKLVRLYQQAPWAKGRTLEDAREMLRHTDVVVTAWDNDLLIGFGRVLTDYVYRATIWDVIVDKAYQGQGVGTDIVQRILTHPRLKKVELFWLCTRMPGFYEKLGFSSKEQTGMVWSRSKQGRQE from the coding sequence ATGCCTCTAACCCTCAAGCCCGCCATCACCTTCGCTCAAAAGAAACATCTCGACCCGGCCAAGCTCGTCCGCCTCTACCAGCAAGCGCCTTGGGCTAAAGGACGGACCCTTGAAGACGCACGTGAGATGTTGCGCCACACCGATGTGGTAGTCACGGCCTGGGACAATGATCTGCTGATCGGATTTGGACGGGTCTTAACAGACTATGTGTATCGAGCGACCATTTGGGATGTGATTGTCGATAAAGCCTACCAGGGACAGGGTGTCGGAACCGATATCGTCCAGCGGATCCTGACCCACCCCCGTCTCAAGAAAGTCGAACTTTTCTGGCTCTGTACCCGTATGCCTGGCTTTTATGAAAAGCTGGGGTTTAGCTCAAAGGAACAGACCGGGATGGTGTGGAGCCGATCGAAGCAAGGCAGACAGGAATAA
- a CDS encoding NADH-quinone oxidoreductase subunit M, translated as MLEELSSTFPILTCILFLPLVGAAVLWLVDDEDMVKTSALTIALLELALSVFILLRFIPDSAAMQFSEHVPWIPALGISYHLAVDGISVLFVGLTAFLTVLIVIYSWDTVRHQIKVYMMALLALETTTMGVFLSIDLILFFVFWELMLIPSYFLIKLWGGGAERHYAALKFVLYTLLGSVFMLVGIALLNINFHQWATLRHLEQTYSFDLLELLSVPIPLSQQILIFWLLFLGFAFKAPVFPFHTWLADALLEGPIGMAVVLAGLKLGTFGFIRFSIPLLPDASKSQTVVTIIMALGLAAILYGAIMALIQQDFRRLLAFSSISHLGFVVIGLFALNFQGLQGSLLTMINLGFSTAGLFFIAGFLYSRQQSTQLGSFGGMAKRTPLLASYFLFIGLAGIGLPGTNGFVGEFLILMGTFKAYWLYGAIAVSGVIFGAAYFLWYYERSMLGPLGKAVKDSIPDLQPREVLIATALAVMILWIGLYPSPFLRMMNGSVQALVDRLDRGTVASIESKPLVTVD; from the coding sequence ATGTTAGAAGAACTGTCGTCAACCTTTCCCATTCTTACCTGTATTCTTTTTCTTCCTCTCGTAGGGGCCGCTGTCCTGTGGCTGGTTGACGACGAGGACATGGTCAAGACTTCGGCCTTGACGATCGCACTCTTGGAGTTGGCTCTCTCCGTATTCATACTCTTACGATTCATTCCAGATTCGGCTGCCATGCAGTTTTCCGAACACGTGCCGTGGATTCCCGCCCTCGGAATCAGCTATCACCTGGCGGTCGATGGGATCAGTGTCCTCTTTGTCGGGCTCACTGCGTTTCTTACGGTCCTGATCGTGATCTATTCCTGGGACACCGTGCGCCATCAAATCAAGGTCTACATGATGGCGCTCCTCGCGCTCGAAACGACGACGATGGGGGTCTTTCTCTCTATCGATTTGATCCTCTTCTTCGTCTTTTGGGAACTCATGCTTATCCCCAGCTATTTTCTGATCAAACTGTGGGGTGGAGGGGCGGAGCGGCACTATGCAGCGCTGAAGTTCGTGCTCTACACCTTGCTTGGCAGCGTGTTCATGTTGGTGGGTATTGCTCTGCTGAACATCAATTTTCATCAGTGGGCGACGTTGCGCCATCTGGAACAGACCTATTCGTTTGACCTGTTAGAACTGCTCTCCGTTCCGATCCCCCTGAGCCAACAGATCCTCATTTTCTGGCTGTTGTTTCTTGGCTTCGCGTTCAAGGCTCCGGTGTTCCCGTTTCACACATGGCTCGCCGATGCCCTCCTCGAAGGCCCGATCGGGATGGCGGTAGTGCTGGCTGGGCTGAAGCTCGGGACATTCGGCTTCATCCGGTTCAGCATTCCGTTGCTTCCGGACGCATCGAAAAGTCAGACCGTTGTCACGATCATCATGGCTCTGGGCTTAGCGGCGATTCTCTATGGGGCCATTATGGCGCTGATCCAGCAAGATTTTCGCCGGTTGCTCGCATTCAGCAGCATCAGCCACCTCGGATTCGTGGTAATCGGCCTGTTTGCCCTGAATTTTCAGGGATTGCAGGGCAGCCTGCTCACCATGATCAACTTGGGATTCAGCACGGCGGGTTTGTTCTTTATTGCAGGCTTTCTCTATTCACGGCAGCAGAGTACTCAACTAGGTTCATTCGGCGGCATGGCCAAACGGACCCCTCTCCTCGCAAGCTATTTCTTGTTCATCGGATTGGCGGGTATCGGTTTGCCCGGAACCAATGGCTTCGTCGGCGAATTCCTCATTCTCATGGGGACCTTCAAAGCCTATTGGCTCTACGGGGCTATAGCAGTAAGCGGCGTGATCTTTGGTGCAGCCTATTTTCTCTGGTACTACGAGCGGTCGATGCTGGGACCGCTCGGCAAGGCCGTCAAGGATTCCATCCCTGATCTGCAGCCCCGCGAAGTGCTCATTGCGACAGCCTTGGCGGTGATGATCCTTTGGATTGGTCTCTATCCAAGCCCCTTCTTGAGAATGATGAACGGATCGGTGCAGGCGTTGGTAGATCGGCTGGATCGGGGAACCGTCGCGTCGATCGAGTCCAAGCCCCTGGTTACGGTGGATTAA
- a CDS encoding NADH-quinone oxidoreductase subunit M: MGDYTLLYILFAPFVGAIALIFVSNRQAMLVRGIAAGSAFVSLLASLYLFYAYDHVKGGFQFVQKYEWSRQLGISLHLGVDGIGTPLVLASGILLFAGIFVSWHIKDRTKEFYIWLLILAAATIGVFMSLDLFFLFFFYEMSVIPMYLLLGMWGSHTKTYNEMTDAEGLKLRDSVGFIFNFGSNSKEYAAMKLVLFLSAFAVAALMGILLIYKFAGLNTFDILVLREQAKLMNIPVLGTTLDKIIWILVFFGFASIAPLWPLHSWSPVGHAAAPAATSMLHAGVLMKLGHFSIIRVAFEILPETTRELMPIAAVLCMFSIVYGGFVAFFAKDTKYVIGYSSSSHMGYVFLGMAALDYISLTGAVMYMFAHAMATGMLFAMAGWVYDQTHSRDIPSLGGLSNRMPFISGCFVIACMASIGVPGTVNFIAEVMIIVGSWNKYPLQVIVAVAGIVLTLAYLFKMMRGIFYGPMDQKYSHAHDAVAVADRLPLLIMITVSVGFFFFPMHLYNVVRSGVDPLIAKIIRVVPVAQTGEGLGVRSEANTPLRTPDAPLLANNPSPLTPHPSRGSE; the protein is encoded by the coding sequence ATGGGTGACTACACACTGCTCTATATCCTGTTTGCACCCTTTGTGGGGGCCATCGCGCTGATCTTCGTCTCCAACCGTCAAGCGATGCTTGTTCGGGGCATCGCGGCGGGATCGGCCTTTGTCTCCTTGCTCGCTTCACTATATCTGTTCTACGCCTATGATCATGTGAAGGGGGGATTCCAGTTCGTCCAGAAATACGAATGGTCTCGCCAGCTTGGTATCTCGCTTCACCTCGGTGTGGATGGGATCGGAACCCCGCTGGTGCTGGCATCCGGCATCTTGTTGTTCGCAGGAATTTTCGTCTCCTGGCACATCAAGGATAGGACGAAAGAATTCTACATCTGGCTGCTGATCCTCGCCGCAGCCACGATCGGCGTCTTCATGTCGTTGGATCTCTTCTTTCTCTTCTTCTTTTACGAGATGTCCGTCATCCCCATGTATCTCCTGTTGGGCATGTGGGGGAGCCATACGAAAACGTACAACGAGATGACGGATGCGGAAGGCCTCAAGCTGCGCGATTCGGTCGGATTCATTTTCAACTTCGGATCCAACAGTAAAGAATACGCCGCGATGAAACTGGTGCTCTTTCTCTCCGCCTTTGCCGTTGCGGCTCTGATGGGCATCTTGCTGATCTACAAGTTTGCCGGACTAAACACCTTCGATATTTTGGTCCTCCGCGAACAGGCCAAGTTGATGAACATTCCTGTGCTGGGCACGACGTTGGACAAGATCATTTGGATTTTGGTCTTTTTCGGATTTGCTTCGATCGCGCCTCTGTGGCCGCTGCATTCCTGGTCTCCAGTGGGCCATGCTGCCGCGCCGGCTGCGACGAGCATGCTGCACGCAGGTGTGCTGATGAAGCTCGGCCATTTTTCGATCATCCGGGTGGCGTTCGAGATACTGCCGGAGACCACCAGGGAGCTTATGCCCATTGCGGCCGTGCTCTGCATGTTCAGTATCGTGTACGGAGGATTCGTGGCGTTCTTCGCCAAAGATACGAAGTACGTTATCGGGTACTCAAGTTCGAGTCACATGGGTTATGTCTTCTTAGGCATGGCCGCTTTGGACTATATCAGCTTGACCGGGGCAGTCATGTACATGTTCGCCCATGCGATGGCCACCGGCATGCTCTTCGCGATGGCCGGCTGGGTATACGATCAAACGCACAGCCGCGACATTCCCTCGCTCGGCGGGCTCTCGAATCGCATGCCGTTCATCTCCGGCTGTTTCGTGATTGCGTGCATGGCTTCGATCGGCGTGCCTGGCACCGTGAACTTCATTGCTGAAGTCATGATCATCGTCGGCAGTTGGAACAAGTATCCGCTCCAGGTCATTGTGGCCGTGGCCGGCATCGTCTTGACCTTGGCTTACCTGTTCAAGATGATGCGGGGGATCTTCTACGGACCTATGGATCAGAAGTACAGTCACGCGCACGACGCAGTTGCCGTTGCTGATCGTCTTCCGCTCCTGATCATGATCACTGTCAGCGTCGGCTTCTTTTTCTTCCCCATGCATCTCTATAATGTGGTGCGGTCCGGTGTCGATCCCTTGATCGCAAAGATCATCCGTGTCGTGCCGGTCGCGCAGACAGGTGAAGGGTTAGGGGTGAGGAGTGAGGCGAATACCCCTCTGCGGACACCTGATGCTCCGCTCTTGGCGAACAACCCCTCACCCCTCACCCCTCACCCCTCACGGGGATCCGAATGA
- a CDS encoding DUF1232 domain-containing protein translates to MRVYERLWHLLRMVGRFWTDLPLLVRLLKAWKDGRYRGPSVQTLVAVVAALLYVVSPLDLLPDFIPWIGLFDDAVVLAWLLASLAKDLDRFRDWEQGIVDAVVKG, encoded by the coding sequence ATGAGGGTATACGAGAGGCTGTGGCACCTGTTGCGTATGGTCGGTCGCTTTTGGACCGACCTCCCCCTGTTGGTTCGACTTCTCAAGGCTTGGAAAGACGGCAGGTACAGGGGCCCATCGGTTCAGACGCTCGTGGCAGTTGTCGCGGCGCTGTTGTATGTGGTCAGTCCGTTAGACCTGTTGCCCGACTTTATTCCCTGGATTGGCTTGTTCGACGATGCCGTCGTGCTGGCCTGGTTACTAGCCAGCCTCGCCAAGGACCTCGATCGTTTTCGAGACTGGGAACAGGGCATCGTCGACGCAGTGGTCAAAGGCTAG
- a CDS encoding rhodanese-like domain-containing protein, producing MNTRIAMFVTGLVVFLAATVTVVSAHHSYLLTVQQLKVGLTKAPSMAEKGFVLIDVRSPEEHLQGFIPGTDINIDFREMRTRHREIGAQLEDHIVVYCQSGHRSNIAAETLADLGYRHVYNVSGSMNAWLAAGFPVESRRR from the coding sequence ATGAATACACGAATCGCCATGTTCGTCACCGGTCTTGTTGTTTTTCTCGCCGCGACCGTGACCGTGGTGTCAGCCCATCACTCGTATCTCTTGACCGTCCAGCAACTGAAAGTCGGACTGACGAAAGCCCCTTCGATGGCCGAAAAGGGGTTTGTGTTGATCGATGTTCGATCCCCAGAAGAACATCTGCAAGGCTTCATCCCTGGGACTGACATCAACATCGATTTTCGTGAAATGAGGACACGCCACCGTGAGATCGGCGCGCAGTTGGAGGACCACATTGTGGTCTATTGTCAATCAGGCCATCGCAGCAACATTGCAGCAGAAACACTGGCCGATCTGGGCTATCGCCATGTCTACAATGTCAGCGGAAGCATGAATGCCTGGCTCGCGGCTGGCTTCCCGGTTGAATCGAGGCGTCGTTAG
- a CDS encoding YncE family protein has protein sequence MKPFRLISLTLVLLLSCATLASAELLALLNYESKQGQPVRREGIAIMDIDPASSDFGKILMEIPLPPDLVAHHIFFNRDRTKAYITALGKSLLHVVDLTKFPYRLRAIDVPDCKVGEDLVVSEDNKTWYLTCMGSSNVIMGDAIHDTPIKTVSAAGPTEPFILYPHGIAIHNGIDRVLVTSTVKPDMSEAGDTVTVIEASTGKVLSTHRVTSQPAPAKIAPVEVMFAPNADPPVVHITNMLEGTLWAGVWDPKTRTFSFHQVDDFGSREQGMPLEMLYSAKGNRLYVTTAKPGFVNLYDNTDPRQPKFLQAIPAAPGAHHTVLSPDERYLFVQNSLLNLEGMSDGSITVIDVTKGGKVVGSIDTLKAQGFNPNCIMLLPNHFHPVGLRAGSISQ, from the coding sequence ATGAAACCCTTTCGACTCATTTCCTTGACCCTTGTGCTGCTGCTCTCCTGTGCAACGCTGGCGTCGGCTGAACTGCTGGCCCTCTTAAACTACGAGAGTAAGCAGGGACAGCCGGTGAGACGAGAAGGGATCGCGATTATGGACATTGACCCCGCGTCGTCTGACTTCGGCAAGATCTTGATGGAGATTCCGCTACCTCCGGACCTCGTCGCTCACCACATCTTCTTCAACCGCGATCGGACGAAAGCCTACATTACGGCCTTGGGCAAAAGCCTCCTGCACGTCGTCGATCTTACGAAGTTCCCTTACCGGCTACGCGCGATTGACGTTCCGGACTGCAAGGTCGGCGAGGATCTCGTCGTATCGGAGGATAACAAAACCTGGTACCTCACCTGTATGGGTTCGAGCAATGTAATCATGGGTGATGCCATCCACGATACGCCGATCAAAACCGTGAGCGCAGCTGGACCGACAGAGCCGTTTATTCTCTATCCGCACGGCATCGCAATTCACAATGGCATCGACCGCGTGCTCGTCACCAGCACCGTCAAGCCGGATATGTCAGAGGCGGGCGACACGGTAACAGTCATCGAGGCCAGCACCGGAAAGGTCTTGTCCACACATAGAGTCACGTCCCAACCGGCTCCCGCCAAGATTGCTCCCGTCGAGGTGATGTTCGCGCCGAACGCTGATCCGCCGGTCGTGCACATCACGAACATGTTGGAAGGGACCCTGTGGGCCGGAGTGTGGGATCCAAAAACCAGAACCTTCTCGTTCCATCAAGTGGACGACTTCGGCTCGCGCGAACAAGGGATGCCATTGGAAATGCTCTATAGCGCAAAGGGGAACCGTTTGTACGTCACGACCGCCAAGCCGGGATTCGTCAATCTGTACGACAATACAGATCCGCGACAGCCCAAGTTTCTCCAGGCTATTCCAGCCGCTCCAGGCGCCCATCACACGGTCCTCTCTCCGGATGAGCGCTATTTGTTCGTTCAAAATAGCCTGCTCAATCTGGAAGGGATGAGCGACGGATCTATCACGGTGATCGACGTGACGAAGGGGGGAAAGGTGGTGGGGAGCATCGACACCTTGAAAGCACAGGGGTTCAACCCCAACTGCATCATGCTGCTGCCGAATCATTTTCACCCAGTGGGCTTGCGTGCAGGCTCGATTTCTCAGTGA
- a CDS encoding response regulator encodes MTTVKPILLAEDNPRDAELALAAMEEHHIADKVVVCRDGAEVLDYLYCRGIFSSRQEGNPVVVFLDLKMPKINGLEVLRTIKSDVNLKPIPVVMLTSSREESDLAQSYALGANAYVVKPVEFHQFITAVKELGVFWGVINEPPPEGS; translated from the coding sequence ATGACCACTGTGAAACCCATTCTTCTCGCGGAGGATAACCCTCGTGATGCCGAGCTTGCGCTGGCCGCCATGGAAGAACATCACATTGCCGACAAGGTTGTAGTATGTCGTGACGGGGCGGAAGTGCTCGACTACCTCTATTGCCGTGGCATCTTTTCCAGCAGGCAGGAGGGGAATCCCGTGGTCGTGTTCCTCGACCTCAAGATGCCGAAGATTAATGGGCTCGAAGTTCTGAGGACGATCAAGAGTGACGTCAATCTGAAACCGATTCCCGTCGTCATGCTCACATCCTCGCGCGAGGAGAGCGATTTGGCCCAAAGCTACGCCTTGGGTGCCAACGCCTACGTGGTGAAACCGGTTGAGTTTCACCAATTCATCACGGCCGTAAAAGAGCTTGGTGTCTTTTGGGGCGTAATCAACGAACCGCCCCCCGAAGGCTCTTAG
- the pyrE gene encoding orotate phosphoribosyltransferase, with protein MTIRDDLARAFHDTQSFKWDPIKQFTLASGQKSPFYVDCRSLMAHPGSRRLVGQLAHDALAGVEIDCLGGLEIGAISIATTISDYCYGATPRRNWRTFVVRKEAKDHGLGKLIEGAVRSGDRALIVDDVLTSGGSLLKAIAAARQAGLVVNQALVIVDRKEQDGHARVVQEGVSLISLLTIDDLTKDLST; from the coding sequence ATGACAATACGAGACGATCTCGCTCGTGCATTTCATGACACGCAGTCGTTCAAGTGGGACCCCATTAAACAATTTACACTTGCGTCCGGTCAGAAGAGTCCCTTCTATGTCGATTGTCGATCGCTGATGGCCCATCCCGGGTCGCGCCGGCTCGTGGGACAACTCGCGCATGACGCATTGGCCGGGGTGGAGATCGACTGCCTTGGAGGGCTTGAAATCGGCGCGATCTCTATTGCCACGACTATCTCGGACTATTGCTACGGAGCGACCCCTCGACGGAATTGGCGGACCTTTGTCGTGCGTAAGGAAGCGAAAGACCATGGATTGGGGAAGCTGATTGAAGGAGCGGTGCGCTCGGGAGATCGCGCGCTGATCGTAGACGATGTGTTGACCAGCGGTGGATCCCTCCTGAAGGCGATTGCCGCTGCCCGCCAGGCAGGCCTCGTGGTAAATCAGGCGCTCGTGATCGTGGATCGAAAAGAGCAGGACGGGCACGCACGGGTTGTACAGGAAGGAGTCTCACTGATCAGTCTGCTGACGATCGACGATCTGACCAAAGATCTCTCCACATGA
- a CDS encoding NADH-quinone oxidoreductase subunit N gives MTFSLTISPSDLLLLLPEILLTCWLCVILIIDFSFPRLPNEQLAYLSIAGLVATLGCLAWFDIAGITGTLFANMFALDRMALFFKMFVVGSTILVLLASIDYIHRFKFFRGEYYFLILMSALGMMFMASANDLLSVFVTLEFSTLGFYVLVSYLREDMASNEAGIKFFVLGIFAAGLLAYGISLVYGETGKLVFSDMTTAQATPGLAIGFLLIFAALGFKIGAVPFHSWIPDTYHGSPTPVTAFLSIAPKGAAFAILLRMFFVALATFKPVWILLIVAASILSMTYGNIVAIAQKNMKRLLAYSGIAQIGNVLIGLATGTKMGSDALLFYLLTYLFANLGAFAVVIAVSEAIGSDEIDDYSGLGRRSPFLAFSMLIFLLSLAGVPPLAGFIGKLYIFVSAVKEGLYLLITVGLINVVISMYYYLIVVKKMYVSEPHDRAPLRVSGSIKLVVYVCLAGTLAIGIYPQPVTDWVVSALLMFSNFPDPTAALPVPPAVTPFGG, from the coding sequence ATGACCTTCTCGCTTACGATATCTCCCTCCGATCTCCTGTTGCTGTTGCCGGAAATTCTGCTCACGTGCTGGTTATGCGTCATCCTCATCATTGATTTCTCGTTCCCTAGGCTGCCGAATGAGCAATTGGCCTATCTCAGTATCGCTGGGCTCGTCGCCACTCTCGGCTGTCTGGCGTGGTTCGATATCGCCGGCATCACAGGGACCCTCTTTGCAAACATGTTCGCCCTCGACCGGATGGCCTTATTTTTCAAAATGTTTGTCGTCGGATCGACGATCCTTGTCCTTCTCGCCTCAATCGATTACATCCATCGATTCAAGTTCTTCCGCGGAGAATATTATTTCCTGATCCTGATGTCCGCCCTCGGGATGATGTTTATGGCTTCCGCGAACGACCTGTTGTCGGTTTTTGTCACATTGGAATTTTCCACCCTCGGCTTCTACGTCCTTGTGTCGTATCTCCGCGAGGACATGGCCTCAAACGAAGCAGGCATCAAGTTTTTCGTCCTGGGGATCTTCGCCGCAGGCCTTCTCGCCTATGGCATTAGTTTGGTTTATGGGGAAACCGGCAAACTGGTGTTTTCCGATATGACAACGGCGCAGGCCACACCGGGACTGGCCATTGGTTTCCTGCTCATCTTCGCCGCATTAGGGTTCAAGATCGGCGCGGTACCCTTCCACTCGTGGATTCCCGACACATACCATGGATCACCGACGCCGGTGACCGCGTTCCTCTCGATCGCACCCAAGGGAGCGGCCTTTGCCATTCTGCTGAGAATGTTCTTCGTTGCCTTGGCCACCTTTAAGCCGGTCTGGATTCTGTTGATTGTCGCTGCGTCCATCCTGTCCATGACATACGGCAACATCGTGGCGATCGCGCAGAAGAACATGAAGCGGCTCCTGGCCTATTCCGGTATCGCCCAGATCGGCAATGTGCTGATTGGTCTCGCGACGGGGACGAAAATGGGCAGCGACGCACTGCTGTTCTACCTCCTGACGTATCTGTTCGCCAACCTCGGTGCCTTTGCCGTTGTCATTGCGGTCAGCGAAGCCATCGGCAGTGATGAAATCGACGACTATAGCGGTCTGGGCCGCCGGTCGCCATTTCTCGCATTTTCCATGTTGATTTTCCTCTTGTCGCTAGCCGGCGTGCCCCCGCTGGCCGGCTTTATCGGCAAACTGTACATCTTTGTCTCAGCCGTGAAGGAAGGGCTGTACTTGCTCATTACGGTAGGGCTCATCAACGTCGTGATCTCCATGTATTACTACCTCATCGTCGTGAAGAAGATGTATGTCAGCGAGCCCCATGACCGCGCGCCCCTCAGGGTCTCAGGCTCGATTAAGCTGGTGGTCTATGTCTGTCTCGCCGGCACACTTGCCATTGGCATCTATCCGCAACCGGTCACCGACTGGGTTGTTTCTGCTCTCTTAATGTTTTCAAACTTCCCTGATCCAACCGCAGCCCTCCCAGTTCCCCCTGCCGTCACCCCCTTCGGGGGGTAG
- a CDS encoding response regulator, whose translation MKPPLRLLHLEDDPVDAELIATTLVEGGIPCQSQVVDTRQAFVAALKECRMDLILADYSIPGFDGMTALTLARQHCPDVPFLFVSATIGEELAIDAMHHGATDYVLKQRLGRLVPSVQRALRELDDRAERKRAEEALRQSEKQFRQSQKMEAVGRLAGGIAHDFNNLLTVIMGYSQVLLTELGPQHPLRGKIDETLKAGERAATLIRQLLTFSSKQSLDPKILSLNTAVTSLESLLRRLIGEHIQLVCRLDPTHARLKADQSQLEQVLANLVVNARDAMPSGGTLTIETAQVELTRSPVYHLTPLLPGHYVRLTVSDTGCGMDRKTEAHIFEPFFTTKAEGKGTGLGLSTVFGIVTQCGGAIDVTSRVGHGTRFDLYFPSVESDIPATVTPGPLAQPQRGTETILLVEDEPSVRTLVRDELRKLGYRVVEAKNGVDACLLATQQAGSFQLLLTDVVMPGMGGRELAQHLSVIKPDLRTLFISGYMDDIGIMAGQEEGISAFLQKPFTPEVLAHAVRNLLDSSAVSETAGASIPSTIPKMPR comes from the coding sequence GTGAAACCCCCACTCCGTCTACTTCACCTCGAAGACGATCCGGTTGATGCAGAACTCATTGCAACCACCTTGGTCGAGGGCGGGATTCCCTGCCAGTCGCAAGTCGTCGACACGAGGCAGGCATTTGTGGCGGCTCTCAAGGAATGCCGGATGGATCTCATCCTGGCGGACTATTCGATCCCGGGCTTTGACGGCATGACGGCCCTGACCTTGGCCCGCCAGCACTGTCCCGATGTTCCCTTTCTTTTCGTCTCGGCCACCATCGGAGAGGAGCTGGCCATCGACGCCATGCATCATGGCGCGACGGACTATGTGCTCAAACAACGGCTCGGTCGGCTTGTGCCCTCGGTCCAGCGTGCACTGCGTGAGCTCGATGACCGCGCCGAAAGGAAACGGGCAGAAGAGGCCCTTCGGCAGAGCGAGAAACAATTTCGGCAGTCCCAAAAAATGGAAGCGGTTGGGAGGCTGGCCGGTGGTATCGCGCACGATTTCAATAATCTCCTGACCGTCATCATGGGCTACAGTCAAGTGCTCTTGACCGAACTGGGCCCTCAACATCCTCTTCGCGGAAAGATAGACGAAACACTGAAAGCCGGTGAACGGGCTGCGACGCTGATCCGACAACTACTCACGTTCAGCAGCAAACAGTCGCTGGACCCAAAAATTCTGTCCCTCAATACGGCTGTCACAAGCCTGGAAAGTCTGCTGCGCCGTCTTATTGGCGAGCACATCCAGCTCGTCTGTAGACTCGATCCGACACACGCGCGACTCAAGGCCGACCAATCTCAGCTTGAACAGGTTCTGGCCAACCTCGTCGTCAATGCGCGGGACGCCATGCCGAGTGGCGGAACGCTCACGATCGAAACCGCCCAAGTGGAATTAACCCGCAGTCCTGTCTATCACCTCACCCCGTTACTGCCAGGTCACTATGTACGGTTGACTGTCAGCGATACCGGCTGTGGCATGGACCGTAAGACAGAAGCCCATATCTTCGAGCCGTTCTTCACCACGAAGGCGGAGGGGAAGGGTACGGGTTTAGGCCTCTCAACGGTGTTCGGGATCGTTACTCAATGCGGCGGTGCCATCGATGTTACCAGCCGAGTGGGTCACGGTACGCGTTTTGATCTGTACTTCCCCAGTGTCGAGTCTGACATCCCTGCCACCGTGACGCCCGGACCCTTGGCCCAGCCTCAGAGAGGCACGGAAACGATTCTCTTGGTGGAAGATGAACCAAGCGTCCGCACGCTCGTGCGAGACGAGCTGAGGAAACTGGGTTACCGAGTCGTAGAAGCCAAGAACGGAGTCGATGCCTGCTTGCTGGCGACGCAACAAGCAGGATCGTTTCAGCTTCTCCTGACCGACGTCGTCATGCCGGGCATGGGTGGACGGGAACTGGCACAACATCTCTCCGTCATCAAACCGGACCTACGAACCCTGTTCATTTCAGGCTATATGGATGACATCGGCATTATGGCAGGGCAAGAAGAGGGTATAAGCGCTTTCTTGCAGAAACCCTTTACTCCTGAGGTACTCGCCCATGCGGTCCGTAACCTGCTTGACTCCAGTGCAGTGTCCGAGACGGCCGGCGCTTCCATCCCATCGACAATCCCCAAAATGCCGCGCTGA
- a CDS encoding RluA family pseudouridine synthase: MVTEFVVTAGELPKRLDVFLVNREPKLSRSALQRLIEQGRVRVNGQIVKPSHKIRPGEIIAFDIPKAEPLELKGESIPLEILYEDTVLLILNKPAGLVVHPAPGHWGGTLVNALLYHFQTSGGTVSTIGGKERPGLVHRLDKDTSGVMVIAKTDEAHRALSAQFKQHTITRVYEALISGIPKKGHGLIDLAIGRDRKERKTFSSRTARPKESVTEYNVDHRFGKLAAHVLLYPRTGRTHQLRVHLTSLGHPILGDQTYGGKKVCRVEGVEIPRVMLHARTLGFHHPSTGEFQEYTRIVPSDMEQVVQALADLTPPPVMRQP; this comes from the coding sequence ATGGTAACTGAGTTTGTCGTAACGGCCGGTGAGCTGCCAAAACGGCTGGATGTTTTTCTCGTCAATCGTGAACCCAAGTTATCGCGGTCAGCCTTGCAACGGTTGATTGAGCAGGGTCGTGTGAGGGTCAATGGTCAGATCGTCAAGCCCAGTCACAAGATCAGGCCTGGCGAGATCATTGCCTTTGATATTCCGAAGGCGGAGCCTTTGGAACTCAAAGGGGAATCGATCCCGCTCGAAATTCTCTACGAAGACACCGTCTTGTTGATCTTGAATAAACCGGCCGGCCTGGTCGTCCACCCTGCGCCTGGTCATTGGGGCGGCACATTGGTGAATGCCCTCCTCTACCATTTTCAGACCTCCGGCGGCACAGTCTCGACGATCGGCGGGAAAGAACGGCCAGGGCTGGTCCATCGGCTGGACAAAGATACATCTGGCGTGATGGTCATTGCCAAGACGGACGAGGCCCATCGCGCGCTTTCGGCACAATTTAAACAGCACACGATCACACGGGTATATGAGGCGCTGATCTCAGGCATACCGAAAAAAGGGCATGGATTAATCGATCTGGCCATTGGCCGCGACAGGAAGGAACGGAAAACATTCTCTTCCCGCACGGCGCGACCCAAGGAATCCGTGACAGAATACAACGTGGACCATCGCTTCGGAAAACTGGCCGCCCATGTGCTCTTGTACCCGCGCACCGGCAGAACTCACCAACTTCGTGTCCATTTGACATCCCTCGGCCATCCCATTCTAGGAGATCAAACTTACGGCGGGAAAAAGGTCTGCAGGGTTGAGGGTGTCGAGATTCCCCGTGTGATGCTGCATGCGAGGACGCTGGGCTTCCATCATCCTTCCACCGGTGAGTTTCAGGAATATACTCGGATTGTTCCATCGGATATGGAGCAGGTCGTTCAAGCCCTCGCTGATCTCACGCCGCCTCCTGTAATGCGACAGCCTTGA